The DNA region TGGTGGTCCGATGACCCGATCGGATGTCTAATCTGATTAGACAGcggaggaaaggatggaCGCTCTTTGATCGTGATTTGTCCAGAAGATTTTGATTTTTCGGCCGGACAAAgatgttggagatgaaCGAATGACGGATGATGTTTTTTGTGTAAAAGCGCAAACCGCCGATTAAGCGGGACGACCGCGGCGACTTATCAGATATGGGCCAAGTTCAGGGACCGGGAAATTTCGGATTCTCAGAGGACTTTGCCACATGTGGCATCATCATTCCGCGGGCGCTCGTCGGCGCCTAAATTGTTGTTGGGCTAGCTAGCCtattttcctctttccgcCCTCCActtgtccttctttcccgGTAAAAGAAAGCTCTTTGGAAGTTGAGGAATTGGCTCACAGAACGCATATTTGTAAGAAACAGCCTGTATCAGAGACTGCTGCTAAGGGATTTTAACGGCATCGACCAGCAGATTTGCCGTTTGCTTTTTGGTTGCTTGGTGTTTGGTGCTTCGTGTCCGCCACGACGACTAATCCCGTCGCTCATCTCCGATACCTCCACTCTTTTCTCACCGCCAAGAGGTCAGCAACGAGACATTTTCGGCCTTATTTGTTTGTTCAACTCTCACCTTGTTTAGGCATCATCCGAGCGCAGTGTAAACTGATGTCAAGCATTGCCCAGCATCTCGAAAATCACGCTTGACTGGGATGAAGCTGGCAAGTTGAACGGCCGACATCGAACCTCGTCCCCGCCTGACACTGTTTGCCTTCAGCGACTCGTTACTTTTCGCTTCCCCAACCAGTAGTCAATCGACGCGCATTGCTTGGCATCACATATCAGCCTTACTAGTGGCTTGCTCATCGTCTCGTTCTGCTTTGTCCGTCAGCATTCGGCGCCCGTAATTTCCTATCTTCCAATCCGTAGTCAAGTATCACGATGCCGACCACAGACTTTTGGTCACCTTTCTACTGGCAGACCAGGTTCTCGACCGAAAACAACTTTGAATGGCTTGTCCCTTCCCCAACACTCATTCCTCTTGTCCACGAaattctcctttccttcccctcctcaTCCGCATTTCTCGCCCAAAAATTCAGCCAGGAAGGCGATGGTCAAGAGGATGAGCCACCGAAAGTGACTATCCTTCACGTTGGGTGCGGCTCTTCAACACTCGGTACCCAGCTTCAAGCGTACCTCGATGGTCAACCGCAATCCCCCAGCCAtgcgggaggagggaggattTACCAGGTCTACGATGCAGATTATGTCAAACCGCCTGCGTCCATCATGTCCGctaaagaagaagcgaaagTACCATTTAAATTAGTCGACCTACTATCGACCGAATCCTTACTCTCCAATCTCCCTCATCAAGAAGGACCTATCCCTTCTGATGATATCGCCAAAGcgatagaagaagagcagaagTGGGACTTGATCCTCGACAAGTCTACCTGTGATGCTATCTCTACTGGCCCCCAACTGTCCCCGCCCCCCTTTTCCGCTGGTCAAACCGAGCAAGCTCCAGCCGATCCGGTAGAAAGAATGACGTTTAACTTAAGCAAAGTGGTGAAGAAAGGCGGGAAATGGGTGAGCATTTCGTACTCTCCCATTCGGTACAGCTTCCTCTCGGATATTGGCAATGATGGCAAGTACGGCTGGAAGGttgtgaggaaggagatggtggcTATGACTTCGATCCCCGAAGGTAGGCGGATACGAGATGGTGATCAGGAGCGGATAGTGTACGAACCTGAGACAGGCGTGTGGATGTATGTCCTAGAGAGGGCCTAAAGACAAACGAGatcattatcatcatttaGCGTAGTCACAGCGCATAATAGGCATCAGACAAGACAGACGTGAACAACGGTGCAAAAATCCATCACAAAtaagaaaaagacaaaacGTCATCACAGATAAGAAGGAGACAAAACATCACTAGAAAATGCTAAATATGCTATATGCAAAATTTCAAAACTATGCTTTTTGTTCAATATCATAAATAAGCGCGCATAAGCGCGCAACCTTCCACGCTCTCCTCGCATCATGTACATCTTACAGTGGTAAGCCGTCAGGTCCAAGGGCAATCTTGACCTTTTTCTTAGCTGGGGGCTTTGACGCTGCAAGAGGTTCTACAAAATGCTGTGTTAGCATGTGCTCTTTTTATCTACTGAAAGATTAGCTCACCTTCGTTGCCCGCGATCACTCTTTCCAAAGCGGCGGCAGCAGCTGCAGCCTgagccttctttcccatacCCTTCTTATGACTCCTTTTTTCGCCCGGTACCGGAAATGTTACCGCTGCAGCCGCTTTcgccttccctttccctttgctctcctcctccgcacctaaaccttcctcttcttccgcatTCGCtctcgccgccgccgcggCGTTGAAGAATCCATCATCgccctcaccatcatccaatACCAGACCGTCTCCAAACTGTGACCTGCGGCCGTTGGGAATAATGGTAGGAGCAATATAACCGTGAGCTTCTGCTTGCTTGCGCTTGGCAACAGACTCGGccagctcttcatcatccataAACAAGGATACGATCTCAGATGGTTTGGCGACGTCAGAAACAGATTTGGTGCCGACGACAACATCCTGGAtgtccttcttgcctcGGGCCATTTGAAGGATACGTTCTTCGATCGTGCCACGACTAAATAGAGTGTTAGCACCGATCCTACTATGATTAGAACCAAAGCGACGTACGCCACGAGACGGTAAACAGTGACCTGTTTGGTTTGACCAACTCGGTGAGCTCGGTCCATGGCTTGGGCATCACTCGAGGGGTTCCAGTCATGATCGTCTGTTTACAATCAGTATTTTTTTCAGTAACCACTGGCCAATCTAAACTTACAGAAAATTACAGTGTCCGCAGCGGTTAAGTTGATACCTAAACCACCGGCCCTGGTACTCAGACAGAACACAAAGATATCTGGATTCGTCTGCCAACTGGTCACCatatctcttctctccgcGATCGGGGACGAACCATCCAGTCTCAAGTACTTGTACTGCCTGAAGATGAGGTATTCTTCAATTAAGtccatcatctttgtcATTTGGAAATAAAGAAGGACCCGATGACCACCGGCCTTGAGTTCACGAAGAAGCGAATCAAGACGAGCAAGCTTGGCAGAGTCAACGATGAGACGCTTTGTGGGAGGAATATGAAGAGGTGAGACGGGTGTTTGAGAGGATGCGGATGATGGGATGAGACCTGTAAGAGGCACGCTGGGGGCAATGCGAGAAAATTGTTCGGCAGCCAAGGGATCATGAAGCTCTGAAGGGGCAAGGCCATAGAGGGTAGAGTGAGCGAGAGGCTGATTGAGGATGCGGTCTTGAGCATTGAGAAATGATCGGTTAGATGCAATAGGTTTGACAATAGGCGCAATGGCGTAGTCACCAATACACCTCGCATCGTCGCGTGAAAGATACGACTCATCCCACACTCTCCGGCTGATCTCTCGAAGAGACACTTGTCCAGGCTGTGTTAAGACTGGAATGACTGAAGGTACCCTGAACCCCTTCTTGACAGAAGCTGCAAACTCGGAATCATCGACGAACCTTCCCTCCTCTGTCCATCGcctttctttctcagcTCCCTCAAGTAGCTGCACGAGAACAGGCGACTTGGCGCTCCTGCTCGTTTCTCCAGGCGAAGAACCAACTAATTTGACAAAACCGAATTCGGCGTCGGCGCACTTGGTACGCTCATTTATCCATTCAGGAGTCCAGATGTTTAAGAGATTTTGCAAAATCTTCGTATCGCTGCCTGCGAGACTCTGTTCTCCAGGAATATCCAATTTGCCGCCATCTGTCCATAATATTCGCGGTATTTGCACTTCGATCGCGTTCCTTGCCGAGTCGGGCAAGTACAtgccatctccttccctaGCAAGATTTCCTGATTGTGAGAACTCgccaaaaacaaaaggtGAAACAACGTCCGCCCGTTCGAAAAGATCGGGGTGATTACACACTTTTCGGAACTGCATGACGAGGTTGACCAATGAACGCATGTTCTTGGGATTGCCATTGTCCGTGTTGTTTTCGGCAGTCGCCAAAAGGTCAGTGATAGAGACACGTTGCCGGAGGGCTTTATAGATCTCGCGTTGTCGTTGACTCAAGTCGACAAGCAAGTCGATTTCAAtctacatcttcatcagccACTGGGACATTAACCAGGGGGATTGATAGGGACGTACCTTGTCACCCAACTCCTTTTGCACATGTTTCTTCACTCTTCGCAACATGAACGGCTTCAAGATCATATGCAACCTCTTCAGCTGTTCAGGTTTGAGGTTACCAGTGACACCACCTGACGAACTCTCGATATCCTTGGAGAACCATTCGGCGAACTCTTCGTGCGAATCAAAAAGCTGAGGCATGATAAAGTGCAGAAGGGCCCAGAGTTCTGCACTACAGTCAGCATGCGCTGCATTTCTATCCTTTCCGGAAGATGACTCACCGTGCATTGAGTTTTGAATAGGTGTTCcagtcaacaacaacctgTTCCTACAATGCAGACTCAAAAGAGACTTCCATCTagccgaggaagaagacttgATGGCCTGGGCTTCATCAAGAATCATGTACTGCCATTTCATACCTTGGAGATACTTCTCATCTTGTACAGCCTAATTGTTCCGTCAACATTACTCCCATGTTTCAGTTACGGTACGAAAACTCACCAGTTGGTAAGAAGTAATCAAAATATGGAAAGGCGAGTCTTCGCTAAACGTCTGATTCTTCCTACTCCAAATTTTTCTCAGCGTCTCACGATCCTTAGGTGAACCCCAGTACGGTAGAGCCTTGAGCCTGGGGACGAATCGCGCGAGTTCTTGCTGCCAGTTGTGAAGAGTTGATGCGGGGGcaatgacgaggaagggaCCCCAAAGATTATGGTGTTCGGCGAGATACGCAAGAAGGGAGATAGATTGTATGGTCTTAACGTAACAATGTCAGCTTAAAGCCCTTTGGCCTAAGATCACTCAGGCTACTCACTTTACCCAAACCCATTTCATCAGCCAAGATACCATTGATACCTTGCTCATACAAGTTCCCTAACCACGTCAAACCCTTGAGCTGGTATTCCTTCAACTGAGCCATAAGCATCTTGGGTTGGGTTATGGTGACACTGTTCTCGCCGAGAGATGGGTTCTGGAAATTGAGCTCATCGCCATCCACTGCATTACCGTTAAAAGAGTCCCCAATGACGGAAAATGGGCGATACGTACTAGTATCGTCCCCAGGTAGGGGCGCACCTCTACCAACGATAGAATCGTCAAACGCTCTCGCCTTATCTCTAGCTGCCTGAATAGCTGCCTGCGCACCCCTTGCCGCATGTTTCCGGAGgttctcctcgtcatctACCATAGGTATTAGCCACATCCACTTATTATACGAAAGACATCACTCACCTTCATCGTAATCAAGATCTGGCAAAGGCTCGCCGTCTTCCCCAATGgcaatctcttccatccccctcttctcctcctcttccacatccATGCCCTCCGCAGCTTCGGCTTCCTTGGTCTTAATCTTCTTTCCGATGAAATGCGAGTAGAGTTCAGTTTGGGTGAGAAGAAAGTTGAGTTTGCGAGATTGACGCTTGGTTTctcgagcttcttcttcagccttgGCACGCTCAAGAGCTTCACGTTCAGCCTTTTTACGCGCAATaacttcatctttttcgttTTTCCTCCAAAATGCCGCAAGCTGCAAGGATGGTCAATGATGAGATCTGGGCTGGACTATTCGGCGAATGGGCGGATGACTTACCTCCTTGACAATTCGCTTCGCCTTTGCAGCACCCTCCTTGTTAACTTTACCACTCTGCCTCTGCATCGTCTTTTGGTTTCTCTGCCCGAAGGCATTACGAACGCAGGCCTGAGCACGTCGCTGAGCAATTTGCTTCATTGACTGATCATAACCCTGAAAAACTCGATATATCTACACTAACATTAGTTGATCATTCAACAAACCATATCCGGGAATTTGCACTTACCCTAGGCACATCCCGAACTATGTTGCTCCAAGCCTGCTTCTGGAGATCCTCCACCAATTCATGCCTGATCTTCGCCTCGTTCTCCGACACTCCTCGCGGGTCATGCGTGTTAGGCGCATACTCGTGCTTGATTTCTTCTTGAACTTCCTCTGCCGGGCCTGGACCAACGCCGAAAGTATCGTCAGAAGGCCCAGCGAGGGATGCTTTGCTGGTGCGAGAAGCGAGAGCCTCGGCTTTCTTGACCAACTCCTTTTCAGGTTTGGTAGGTCGCGTCCACCGACCTTTACCCACACCGGGTTCTTTTGTCTTgctattcttcttctttggagGTGCAGAGGCGGCAGGTAAGGTATCCAAGGCGTTGCTCTCACCCACGCTGCCTGCTCGACTAtgctcatcctcaatctcGTCAAGTAACACCGAGTCAGAAGGTCGATGTTCATTATATTCATCTTCAGCGTCAGCGAATCTTGGAGACTCGGCACCGGGCTCTTCCAGCTTACGACGCTTAACCTTTTTACCCTTCTTTGCAATTGAATCATCCAAGAGAGCAGCTATGTCCGCTTCAGCCTCTTCGTCGGCCACACTACCTGCAACACTACCGGCAGTGGTCGACTGAGCTTTGCCAGGTGTtgtctccttcttcttatcAATGCCTCgaatcttcctccaaccCTTGGCTGGACCAGGCTTTCGACGAACAGTCCCATCCTTGTTCGTAGGAAGGACTCCGCCATTCTCGGCAGCCTGAGCAGCTTTCTCGCGCATCCACATCTCATCCTGGACAGCCTTGACGTCATCTTCAGTCAAGCCTTCGACATCCCCAGCTTCGCATTTTGCAATGACTTCTGCCCGAGTGAGACCGGAAGGATAGACGATAGTAGACGGGGAAGGAGGGTTTGCAGGATCGATAGGACCGTTCATACCGTAGATATGATGCTTGCTCTCAGATTTCTCGGCTTCGGCGGCAGCATTCGGTGAGCCAGGAGGAGACGAAGCCAGACCCAGCAGTTCATCATCAAGATTGAGCTTGCGAGACTTGcgtttcttcttgttggTCGGTGTTGCAATGTCACCATTGATTTTACGAACTTTGATGGATTCATCCTGCGTttggggaagagaaggctCTCCCACACCATTTCTTACCTAGTACAAATATTAGTCAAAGTTCATATTGCAATAAAGAAAACACATACCTGACACGAAGCAGCCCATTGTGCAATCGCACGGacctcatcttcccgcTTACTTTGATACCTGATCAAGCCATCCTCCCATACATCCTCATTACCCACAAGAAAGTCATTGGGTCGGATAACTTTTGTACGCTTCCGCACGACTTTCAAAAGCGGAGGTGCAATGGGCGCGGAAGGAGACCGAGCCCTGTCAGCCATACGGCCTATTTCTGAAGGCGGTGGGGGTAACTGTCGTGGCAATGGTGGGACATCAATATCCCGTCTGTAGCGATCGATAGGCAGTCTTTCGGTGTCTTCATCCGTCGGGTACAATTCGCTAGGAGAAGGCGGTTCACTGATATAGTCTTTGCCATTCCTACTCGGCATGACTCTAGATTGGTCTGCAGACGGCCCATACATTTGAGACCGAGGAAACGAGGAATGCGGTATCCTGCGCGGGTCATCCATCAGCTCGGACCCAGGACGCCTGGCTGCAAACTCCATATCGCGCTTTCGCCTGTATTCGAGTGCCTCTGCCTCACGCCTAGCCTCTTCTGCGGTTCTCATTTCTTCCCGCATACGAGCGTAGGCAATAGCAGGATCTTCCTTTGGTTGACCATAAAGTGAAGCAGAATACGACGAAGGTGAGTGATGGGTCGGAGGATGTTGAGGTAAGACGGGGGATCGATATCTATAATCGGATGCAgttggggaaggatgcgTTGAAGGCTGCACATAAGATGTTCGAGGTGGGGGATAAGAGTACCGTCTGTCATCCATGGCACCCATATATCCTGGATCAGTAGTTGACGAAGGATAATATGCCGACGGATGGGGATGACGCTCAGCATAGGCTGCAGGTGGCGGCGTTATACGACGGGGAGGTGATGGGGAATCGTTTACCAATGCCGAAAGCGACATGCGGGATGATGGTTGTGGGTGTAGTGGCGGAGAACGCTTAGCCATCACCTTATCAGCATAGATTATCAAAAATATTATTGTATGGACTCTCACCTCGACAATTCTGTCCATCAACGCGACAGGGCTCTTACTGGCACTGTGGTGCCGGGTATGGCTATAGCGACGCCTTGAATCATGGTGGTCGGCCATACTGGCGGGTGGAAAGGCTCCGTGGGCTGTGGAGCTGGCTTTGCTATGCGTGAGGTTTGGGGAGGTTTTTAGCGTGGTGTATCCGGGAGTAATGATGGGAGGGTCGGGTGGAGGATATTAtggatggaggatgggggatggggatggaaaggggaaTGAGAAAAAGGGGGGGTAAAAGTGTGCTTTGTTCATTCATGCGTGGGTGCCCTGTAATGCATCTGACCCCCGTTGTTTCCCCGCCATTCTCAAACGACGTTTTGCGGCCGTTGCGTTTCGAGAGTGGCTGAGCGAATCGCGAATCCAAACGGCGGCAACATCCATTCACCTCCAATAATCACGTCTGCCACAATCGCCAGCCCACTTTTTTTAATCATGTTTCTCCTGCCTTTTTCATGTGCACGCATCATATATCATTGTTTTTCCAACAACACAGACCGGTCTGAATGCATAGAAGCCAACTCGTACAGGAGCAAGCGAAAGGCTGTGGCTCCTTTGAAGAAACCGCTCACCCACACCGACGTTATCGGGAAGGAAACTATTTAAGGTCGCAGTCCGCACGAAAAGACGCATTTGGGGTTATTTATGGGCCAAGTAAAACCTCAACATACCATATTTTTAATCGGACGAAGGTCCGATGATAATCACTTTCTTTCAACGGAATCAGACTTGTAATGATGACATTGCCTAATATTTGGGCTTATGTTCTCGATCTTGTGCTCTTTTGGACCAAATTATTCAGGAACGCTGTCAACCTTCCGCCGCCCCAAACGACAACTCAatctccaccaccaatTAAGACACGtcattttcatctccttACTACTTCTtactttttttcctttcttct from Cryptococcus neoformans var. neoformans B-3501A chromosome 4, whole genome shotgun sequence includes:
- a CDS encoding hypothetical protein (HMMPfam hit to Helicase_C, Helicase conserved C-terminal domain, score: 90.6, E(): 4e-24; HMMPfam hit to SNF2_N, SNF2 family N-terminal domain, score: 363.3, E(): 3.3e-106) codes for the protein MGAMDDRRYSYPPPRTSYVQPSTHPSPTASDYRYRSPVLPQHPPTHHSPSSYSASLYGQPKEDPAIAYARMREEMRTAEEARREAEALEYRRKRDMEFAARRPGSELMDDPRRIPHSSFPRSQMYGPSADQSRVMPSRNGKDYISEPPSPSELYPTDEDTERLPIDRYRRDIDVPPLPRQLPPPPSEIGRMADRARSPSAPIAPPLLKVVRKRTKVIRPNDFLVGNEDVWEDGLIRYQSKREDEVRAIAQWAASCQVRNGVGEPSLPQTQDESIKVRKINGDIATPTNKKKRKSRKLNLDDELLGLASSPPGSPNAAAEAEKSESKHHIYGMNGPIDPANPPSPSTIVYPSGLTRAEVIAKCEAGDVEGLTEDDVKAVQDEMWMREKAAQAAENGGVLPTNKDGTVRRKPGPAKGWRKIRGIDKKKETTPGKAQSTTAGSVAGSVADEEAEADIAALLDDSIAKKGKKVKRRKLEEPGAESPRFADAEDEYNEHRPSDSVLLDEIEDEHSRAGSVGESNALDTLPAASAPPKKKNSKTKEPGVGKGRWTRPTKPEKELVKKAEALASRTSKASLAGPSDDTFGVGPGPAEEVQEEIKHEYAPNTHDPRGVSENEAKIRHELVEDLQKQAWSNIVRDVPRIYRVFQGYDQSMKQIAQRRAQACVRNAFGQRNQKTMQRQSGKVNKEGAAKAKRIVKELAAFWRKNEKDEVIARKKAEREALERAKAEEEARETKRQSRKLNFLLTQTELYSHFIGKKIKTKEAEAAEGMDVEEEEKRGMEEIAIGEDGEPLPDLDYDEDDEENLRKHAARGAQAAIQAARDKARAFDDSIVGRGAPLPGDDTMDGDELNFQNPSLGENSVTITQPKMLMAQLKEYQLKGLTWLGNLYEQGINGILADEMGLGKTIQSISLLAYLAEHHNLWGPFLVIAPASTLHNWQQELARFVPRLKALPYWGSPKDRETLRKIWSRKNQTFSEDSPFHILITSYQLAVQDEKYLQGMKWQYMILDEAQAIKSSSSARWKSLLSLHCRNRLLLTGTPIQNSMHELWALLHFIMPQLFDSHEEFAEWFSKDIESSSGGVTGNLKPEQLKRLHMILKPFMLRRVKKHVQKELGDKIEIDLLVDLSQRQREIYKALRQRVSITDLLATAENNTDNGNPKNMRSLVNLVMQFRKVCNHPDLFERADVVSPFVFGEFSQSGNLAREGDGMYLPDSARNAIEVQIPRILWTDGGKLDIPGEQSLAGSDTKILQNLLNIWTPEWINERTKCADAEFGFVKLVGSSPGETSRSAKSPVLVQLLEGAEKERRWTEEGRFVDDSEFAASVKKGFRVPSVIPVLTQPGQVSLREISRRVWDESYLSRDDARCIGDYAIAPIVKPIASNRSFLNAQDRILNQPLAHSTLYGLAPSELHDPLAAEQFSRIAPSVPLTGLIPSSASSQTPVSPLHIPPTKRLIVDSAKLARLDSLLRELKAGGHRVLLYFQMTKMMDLIEEYLIFRQYKYLRLDGSSPIAERRDMVTSWQTNPDIFVFCLSTRAGGLGINLTAADTVIFYDHDWNPSSDAQAMDRAHRVGQTKQVTVYRLVARGTIEERILQMARGKKDIQDVVVGTKSVSDVAKPSEIVSLFMDDEELAESVAKRKQAEAHGYIAPTIIPNGRRSQFGDGLVLDDGEGDDGFFNAAAAARANAEEEEGLGAEEESKGKGKAKAAAAVTFPVPGEKRSHKKGMGKKAQAAAAAAALERVIAGNEEPLAASKPPAKKKVKIALGPDGLPL